Proteins found in one Kluyveromyces marxianus DMKU3-1042 DNA, complete genome, chromosome 2 genomic segment:
- the FMP41 gene encoding Fmp41p: protein MSYQYLKDARKIICIGRNYAAHIKELNNAVPKQPFFFLKPTSSVVTPMGPESVTRLSPDAATPITFNGLNEDGSNPGPIYIPKGTIIHHEVELALVVDKPLSNLSKEKFGPEQVWDSIRGVSLALDLTARNVQDEAKKKGLPWTIGKGFDTFCPISYFIPKEQLFNKTNLQDSFRLSCSVNGKLRQNDSTSLMLNPLDKILQHISTMISLEPGDIVLTGTPAGVGELHPGDKIECQLFQDEKLLVEFAFDCEQRPGPYEFKEV from the coding sequence ATGTCATACCAATACTTGAAAGATGCAAGAAAGATCATATGCATTGGGCGTAATTATGCAGCTCATATCAAAGAGTTGAATAATGCCGTTCCAAAGCAgccatttttcttcttgaaaccAACGTCATCTGTGGTGACACCAATGGGACCAGAATCAGTGACCAGATTGAGTCCAGACGCTGCTACACCGATCACATTCAATGGCTTGAATGAAGACGGTAGTAATCCAGGTCCTATTTACATTCCTAAGGGAACTATTATCCATCATGAAGTAGAATTGGCTTTAGTCGTTGATAAACCACTCAGTAATTTATCTAAGGAAAAGTTTGGTCCAGAACAAGTTTGGGACTCAATCAGAGGTGTCTCCTTAGCCCTTGATTTAACTGCCAGAAATGTTCAGGATGAggctaagaagaagggttTGCCATGGACGATTGGTAAAGGTTTCGATACCTTCTGTCCTATTTCTTATTTTattccaaaagaacaattgtTTAATAAGACTAACTTACAGGACTCCTTTAGACTTTCATGTTCTGTCAATGGTAAATTGAGACAGAACGACAGCACTTCATTGATGCTAAACCCACTGGACAAAATTTTGCAGCACATCTCTACAATGATTTCTTTGGAACCTGGTGATATTGTTTTGACAGGTACCCCTGCTGGAGTTGGCGAATTGCACCCAGGTGATAAGATTGAATGTCAACTGTTCCAAGATGAGAAGCTGCTAGTTGAGTTCGCATTTGACTGTGAACAAAGACCAGGTCCATATGAGTTCAAAGAGGTTTGA
- the DCD1 gene encoding deoxycytidine monophosphate deaminase produces the protein MLIGVSGTLYSEVENVSRALKEIYGADWLDEAECGDWDALLDVATKNYTRSYVVKGIKTMETLEKLRKRPFFVHIAVDCPIKKRLENCRKELKCESLEDAISRMDLSDYSRMDSLVSVNERALIKVVVHSDVQFDLLKTQLQGQLSPVIDSESTTAPLRPTWDTYFMKLANLAASRANCMKRRVGCVVVRDCRVIATGYNGTPRSMTNCNQGGCPRCNEGEDNSLSACLCLHAEENALLEAGRDRVGPNAILYCDTCPCLTCSVKIVQTGIKEVVYSHSYRMDEQSLRILKDGNVIVRQHKLVDERTIIHVGRQDAAGQK, from the coding sequence ATGCTTATTGGTGTATCTGGGACTTTGTATAGCGAAGTGGAAAATGTTTCGCGAGCATTGAAGGAGATTTATGGAGCAGACTGGCTCGACGAAGCTGAATGCGGTGACTGGGACGCGTTGTTGGATGTTGCGACCAAGAATTACACGCGCTCTTATGTTGTAAAGGGGATAAAGACAATGGAGACACTGGAAAAGCTTCGGAAACGGCCGTTTTTCGTTCACATTGCAGTGGATTGTCCTATTAAAAAGCGGCTGGAGAATTGCAGAAAGGAGCTGAAATGTGAGAGTCTGGAGGATGCTATATCGAGAATGGATTTGAGCGACTATTCGCGGATGGACTCGCTTGTTTCTGTGAATGAGCGGGCGTTAATTAAGGTTGTTGTTCACTCCGACGTTCAGTTCGACTTGTTAAAAACTCAACTGCAAGGGCAATTGAGCCCTGTTATAGACTCTGAATCAACTACTGCGCCGCTCAGACCCACCTGGGACACTTATTTTATGAAACTAGCAAATCTTGCGGCTTCCAGAGCCAACTGTATGAAACGTAGGGTCGGATGCGTTGTCGTTAGAGATTGCCGGGTTATCGCAACTGGTTATAATGGAACACCGAGAAGCATGACGAATTGTAATCAGGGTGGATGTCCTAGATGTAATGAAGGCGAGGACAACTCGCTGAGTGCGTGTTTATGCTTACatgcagaagaaaatgcGCTTTTGGAGGCCGGAAGAGATAGAGTCGGACCAAACGCTATTCTGTACTGCGATACCTGCCCATGCCTCACATGCTCTGTGAAAATCGTACAAACCGGTATCAAAGAAGTCGTTTACTCTCACTCTTACAGGATGGACGAGCAAAGTCTCCGCATTTTGAAGGATGGGAACGTGATAGTTAGACAACACAAGTTGGTCGACGAGCGCACCATAATTCATGTCGGAAGACAGGATGCTGCTGGACAGAAGTAG
- the PSD1 gene encoding phosphatidylserine decarboxylase 1, which yields MIGISKNVSLPMSRMSWPQVPQRVSGFRLRNKTRMLLSQRFMSHGPIVKPENTKKRVMKWVVATGVTLVVSSILLNQGYFRRLEVADGEEQDGEEQDGKRKHKISIFNNNWLFFCYSTLPLNAISRFWGQVNSLNLPVWVRPWSYKLYATLFDANLEEMEDPDLTHYENLSQFFYRTIKPETRPIDYDENVIVCPSDGKVLQFGTIDPQFGHIEQVKGLNYSVREFLGTHSHPLMQRTQSEEQLTPSTSANSVESNIDTSSEKTRVEDDENDKSHREFARINNIPYSLNDIIGHTPGSQDEDHLQPFSYKREKNQAITDHNASKTLTLLGDLSPNYVKQKMSSTDTQLYFAVIYLAPGDYHHYHSPVNWVCKLRRHFPGELFSVAPYFQRNFPNLFVLNERVALLGHWKHGFFSMTPVGATNVGSIKLNFDKELVTNEKTQRHCKPHTCYEATYENASKVLGGVPLIKGEEMGGFMLGSTVVLCFEAPKGFKFNVNVGDKVKMGQPLGKLDLSCDNN from the coding sequence ATGATTGGTATTTCGAAGAACGTTTCTCTACCTATGTCCAGGATGTCGTGGCCACAGGTTCCACAGCGTGTGAGTGGGTTTCGTTTGCGTAACAAGACTAGGATGTTACTTAGCCAGCGGTTTATGTCTCACGGGCCTATTGTGAAGCCGGAGAATACAAAAAAGAGAGTGATGAAATGGGTTGTTGCTACTGGTGTTACATTAGTCGTTAGTAGTATCTTGCTAAACCAAGGATATTTCCGTAGACTCGAGGTGGCAGATGGAGAGGAGCAAGACGGAGAGGAGCAAGATGGGAAGAGAAAACACAAAATTAGCATATTCAATAATAATTGGTTGTTTTTCTGCTATAGCACTTTACCGTTGAACGCCATATCACGGTTTTGGGGGCAGGTAAACTCATTAAACCTTCCTGTATGGGTAAGACCTTGGAGTTACAAACTATATGCTACATTGTTCGATGCCAACCTGGAGGAAATGGAAGATCCAGATCTAACGCACTATGAGAACTTATCGCAATTCTTCTACCGGACTATCAAACCAGAAACAAGACCCATCGACTATGACGAGAACGTTATTGTTTGTCCCAGCGACGGTAAGGTACTTCAGTTTGGTACCATAGACCCTCAATTTGGTCACATCGAACAGGTGAAGGGACTCAATTATTCTGTCAGAGAATTTTTGGGCACCCATAGCCATCCACTAATGCAAAGAACCCAATCGGAAGAACAACTAACCCCTTCTACATCAGCCAACTCTGTCGAAAGTAACATTGATACTAGCAGTGAAAAGACTAGAGTGGAGGATGACGAAAATGATAAAAGTCACAGAGAATTTGCAAGAATTAATAATATTCCTTATAGCCTTAACGATATCATAGGCCATACACCAGGTTCGCAAGATGAAGATCACTTACAACCTTTCAGTtataaaagagagaaaaatcAAGCTATTACTGATCACAACGCCTCAAAAACGTTGACCCTATTAGGTGATTTGTCTCCAAACTACGTGAAGCAAAAGATGTCGTCTACAGATACCCAACTATATTTCGCGGTCATTTACTTAGCCCCAGGTGACTACCATCACTACCACTCCCCAGTTAACTGGGTTTGTAAACTTCGCCGTCATTTCCCCGGTGAATTATTCTCAGTAGCGCCATACTTCCAGAGAAACTTCCCAAATTTATTTGTTCTAAATGAACGTGTAGCATTATTGGGACATTGGAAACATGGTTTCTTCAGCATGACCCCTGTTGGTGCAACTAATGTCGGATCTATCAAATTGAATTTCGACAAAGAGCTTGTCACCAACGAAAAGACACAAAGACACTGTAAACCACATACTTGCTACGAAGCAACTTACGAAAATGCTAGTAAAGTGTTGGGTGGTGTTCCTTTGATTAAGGGAGAGGAAATGGGAGGTTTTATGTTGGGATCTACCGTTGTTCTATGTTTTGAAGCTCCAAAAGGCTTTAAATTTAACGTAAATGTTGGGGATAAGGTTAAAATGGGACAACCTTTGGGTAAACTTGATCTTTCATGTGATaataactaa